In a genomic window of Streptomyces roseoviridis:
- the rsmG gene encoding 16S rRNA (guanine(527)-N(7))-methyltransferase RsmG, producing MTEAAELPQAPEQAQTVFGEYFPEAVRYAELLADAGVKRGLIGPREVPRLWERHLLNCAVLSEVVPEGVTVCDVGSGAGLPGIPLALVRRDLKITLLEPLLRRTTFLQEAVELLGLDHVTVVRGRAEEMLGKLPSVHVVTARAVAPLDRLAGWGVPLLRPYGEMLALKGDTAEEEIVGARAALSKLGVVEASVLHVGEGVVDPLTTVVRVEVGESPGGVRFAAKRAKAARPSRPRRRR from the coding sequence GTGACGGAGGCAGCGGAGCTTCCCCAGGCGCCGGAGCAGGCGCAGACGGTCTTCGGCGAGTACTTCCCCGAGGCGGTCCGGTATGCGGAGCTCCTGGCGGACGCAGGGGTCAAGCGGGGTCTCATCGGCCCCCGCGAGGTGCCCCGGCTGTGGGAGCGGCATCTGCTGAACTGTGCCGTGCTCTCCGAGGTCGTCCCGGAGGGCGTCACCGTCTGCGACGTCGGCTCCGGTGCCGGTCTGCCCGGCATTCCCCTGGCCCTGGTCCGCCGCGATCTCAAGATCACTCTCCTGGAGCCCCTGCTCCGTCGTACGACCTTCCTCCAGGAGGCCGTCGAATTGCTCGGCCTCGACCACGTGACCGTGGTCCGTGGCCGTGCCGAGGAGATGCTGGGCAAGCTACCGTCCGTGCACGTCGTCACGGCGCGGGCCGTGGCGCCGCTCGACCGGCTGGCCGGCTGGGGTGTCCCGCTGCTGCGTCCCTACGGCGAGATGCTCGCGCTCAAGGGCGACACGGCGGAGGAGGAGATCGTCGGTGCCCGTGCCGCACTCTCCAAGCTCGGTGTGGTCGAGGCTTCGGTGCTGCACGTGGGTGAGGGAGTGGTCGACCCGCTGACCACCGTGGTCCGGGTCGAGGTCGGTGAGAGCCCCGGCGGTGTGAGGTTCGCCGCCAAGCGCGCCAAGGCGGCCCGGCCCAGCCGGCCCCGGCGACGTCGCTGA
- a CDS encoding protein jag, which translates to MTEGITSAAEGGDTLTRLEQEGEIAADYLEGLLDIADLDGDIDMDVEADRASVSIISDSGSRDLQKLVGRDGEVLEALQELTRLAVHRETGDRSRLMLDIAGFRARKRTELAQLGAKAADEVKSSGQPVKLDPMTPFERKVVHDAVAAAGLRSESEGEEPQRFVVVLPA; encoded by the coding sequence GTGACGGAAGGCATCACCTCCGCCGCCGAGGGTGGCGACACCCTGACCCGCCTGGAGCAGGAGGGTGAGATCGCTGCCGACTACCTCGAGGGCCTGCTCGACATCGCCGACCTCGACGGTGACATCGACATGGACGTCGAGGCGGACCGTGCGTCGGTCTCGATCATCAGCGATTCCGGCAGCCGCGACCTGCAGAAGCTCGTCGGCCGCGACGGAGAGGTGCTGGAGGCCCTTCAGGAGCTGACCCGGCTCGCCGTGCACCGCGAGACCGGTGACCGCAGCCGGCTGATGCTCGACATCGCGGGCTTCCGGGCCAGGAAGCGGACGGAGCTGGCCCAGCTCGGCGCCAAGGCCGCGGACGAGGTCAAGTCCTCCGGTCAGCCGGTCAAGCTGGACCCGATGACGCCGTTCGAGCGGAAGGTCGTGCACGACGCGGTCGCCGCCGCCGGCCTGCGCAGCGAGTCCGAGGGCGAGGAGCCGCAGCGCTTCGTCGTCGTGCTCCCTGCCTGA
- the yidC gene encoding membrane protein insertase YidC: MDTIASLFSFITWPVSWVIVQFHKLYGAIFGPDTGWAWGLSIVSLVVLIRICLIPLFVKQIKATRNMQALQPKMKAIQERYKSDKQRQSEEMMKLYKETGTNPLSSCLPILAQSPFFFALYHVLSKIASGDKIGALNQQLVDSAREAHIFGAPIAAKFMDTPEKVEALNASLTDVRIVTAVMIVLMSASQFFTQRQLMMKNVDLTVKTPYMQQQKMLMYIFPVIFAVMGINFPVGVLVYWLTTNVWTMGQQMYVINQNPTPGSKAQDAYLQRLLKSVTQHGEVRGRGRKRVVKDIVAKGSDRNENERRFFAGLAKAGFAAQADGTVVKSDTVSAEAEGGAGTRRQQPKRQTKAQRQAAAAQQAKEAEDATLSVEATPEDKPAPSLEKGPKPQAKGAKPGAQDAADKPARPSRANSGGARQGKSGQRKGPQRPKHPSSKK, from the coding sequence GTGGACACGATTGCCAGTCTGTTCAGCTTCATCACCTGGCCCGTTTCCTGGGTCATCGTCCAGTTCCACAAGTTGTACGGGGCGATCTTCGGCCCCGACACGGGCTGGGCCTGGGGTCTGTCCATCGTGTCCCTGGTGGTGCTGATCCGTATCTGCCTGATCCCGCTCTTCGTGAAGCAGATCAAGGCGACCCGGAACATGCAGGCGCTCCAGCCGAAGATGAAGGCGATCCAGGAGCGCTACAAGAGCGACAAGCAGCGTCAGTCCGAAGAGATGATGAAGCTGTACAAGGAGACGGGCACCAACCCGCTCTCCTCGTGCCTTCCCATCCTGGCGCAGTCGCCGTTCTTCTTCGCGCTGTACCACGTACTGAGCAAGATCGCCTCCGGCGACAAGATCGGTGCCCTGAACCAGCAGCTGGTCGACAGCGCGCGTGAGGCGCACATCTTCGGCGCCCCGATCGCGGCGAAGTTCATGGACACCCCGGAGAAGGTCGAGGCCCTCAACGCCTCGCTGACCGACGTCCGCATCGTCACCGCGGTCATGATCGTCCTGATGTCGGCCTCGCAGTTCTTCACCCAGCGCCAGCTGATGATGAAGAACGTCGACCTCACGGTGAAGACGCCGTACATGCAGCAGCAGAAGATGCTCATGTACATCTTCCCGGTGATCTTCGCCGTCATGGGCATCAACTTCCCCGTCGGTGTCCTCGTCTACTGGCTGACCACCAACGTGTGGACCATGGGCCAGCAGATGTACGTGATCAACCAGAACCCGACGCCGGGCAGCAAGGCCCAGGACGCCTACCTGCAGCGCCTGCTCAAGAGCGTCACCCAGCACGGTGAGGTCCGTGGCCGCGGCCGCAAGCGGGTCGTCAAGGACATCGTCGCCAAGGGCTCGGACCGCAACGAGAACGAGCGCCGCTTCTTCGCGGGCCTGGCCAAGGCCGGCTTCGCTGCCCAGGCCGACGGCACCGTGGTCAAGAGCGACACCGTCTCCGCCGAGGCGGAGGGCGGCGCCGGCACCCGGCGCCAGCAGCCCAAGCGCCAGACCAAGGCCCAGCGCCAGGCCGCGGCCGCCCAGCAGGCGAAGGAGGCCGAGGACGCGACCCTGTCCGTCGAGGCCACGCCCGAGGACAAGCCGGCTCCGTCGCTGGAGAAGGGTCCCAAGCCGCAGGCGAAGGGCGCCAAGCCCGGAGCCCAGGACGCGGCCGACAAGCCGGCACGGCCGAGCCGGGCCAACTCCGGTGGCGCCCGTCAGGGCAAGTCCGGCCAGCGCAAGGGCCCGCAGCGGCCCAAGCACCCCTCCTCCAAGAAGTAA
- the yidD gene encoding membrane protein insertion efficiency factor YidD produces the protein MKYPLLALIKLYQWTISPLLGPVCRYYPSCSHYGFTAIDRHGAIKGTALTAWRILRCNPWSPGGVDHVPARKRPRWHEMLRNALRGDQGGISAETSPAAETSPNAQGA, from the coding sequence ATGAAGTACCCGCTGCTGGCTCTCATCAAGTTGTACCAGTGGACGATCAGCCCTCTCCTGGGCCCTGTCTGCCGGTACTACCCGTCGTGTTCCCACTACGGATTCACGGCCATCGACCGGCATGGCGCGATCAAGGGCACGGCCCTGACCGCCTGGCGCATCCTGCGGTGCAATCCGTGGTCGCCGGGCGGCGTGGACCATGTCCCCGCGCGCAAGCGGCCGCGCTGGCACGAGATGCTCAGGAACGCGCTGCGCGGCGACCAGGGCGGGATCTCCGCCGAGACGAGCCCGGCCGCAGAGACCTCGCCCAATGCTCAAGGAGCCTGA
- the rnpA gene encoding ribonuclease P protein component: MLPTENRLRRREDFATAVRRGRRAGRPLLVVHLRSGATDPHAPGESAPPTRAGFVVSKAVGGAVVRNQVKRRLRHLMRERLTEPPPGSLVVVRALPGAGDADHAQLARDLDAALQRLLGGGTR, translated from the coding sequence GTGCTGCCTACCGAGAATCGGCTGAGGCGGCGCGAGGACTTCGCGACCGCGGTACGCAGAGGACGCCGGGCCGGACGCCCGCTCCTCGTCGTCCATCTACGCAGCGGTGCAACGGACCCGCACGCGCCTGGGGAGAGCGCTCCCCCGACGCGTGCGGGTTTCGTCGTGAGCAAGGCCGTAGGCGGCGCGGTCGTCCGCAACCAGGTGAAGCGTCGTCTGCGCCATCTCATGCGCGAGCGGCTCACCGAGCCGCCCCCCGGTAGCCTGGTGGTCGTACGGGCGTTGCCCGGAGCCGGTGACGCCGACCACGCCCAGCTGGCCCGAGACCTGGACGCCGCTCTCCAGCGGCTGCTGGGAGGGGGCACGCGATGA
- the rpmH gene encoding 50S ribosomal protein L34, with translation MSKRTFQPNNRRRAKTHGFRLRMRTRAGRAILAARRGKGRARLSA, from the coding sequence GTGAGCAAGCGCACCTTCCAGCCGAACAACCGTCGTCGCGCGAAGACCCACGGCTTCCGCCTGCGCATGCGTACCCGTGCCGGTCGCGCCATCCTGGCCGCCCGTCGTGGCAAGGGTCGCGCCCGCCTGTCCGCCTGA
- the dnaA gene encoding chromosomal replication initiator protein DnaA: protein MADVPADLAAVWPRVLEQLLGEGQGIEPKDKQWIERCQPLALVADTALLAVPNEYGKQVLEGRLAPLISEALSRACGRPIRIAITVDDSAGEPAPPAPQGRPAQQPYGKYDSYDKPYEKYDEYGRPMPDDGLPTARPAYPEYQQQRPDPGVWPRAQEEITWQQQRLGGFQERDPYATARPQQPQQPRYDERPAYEQQRSDRAELSGPEGSGGPGHGGPGTGHRPGVGGAPGMGGSSSGQGAGSGAPGEQHARLNPRYLFDTFVIGSSNRFAHAAAVAVAEAPAKAYNPLFIYGESGLGKTHLLHAIGHYARSLYPGTRVRYVSSEEFTNEFINSIRDGKGDAFRKRYRDVDILLVDDIQFLASKESTQEEFFHTFNTLHNANKQIVLSSDRPPRQLVTLEDRLRNRFEWGLTTDVQPPELETRIAILRKKAVQEQLNAPPEVLEFIASRISRNIRELEGALIRVTAFASLNRQPVDLGLTEIVLKDLIPGGEDSAPEITAGAIMASTADYFGLTVEDLCGSSRSRVLVTARQIAMYLCRELTDLSLPKIGAQFGGRDHTTVMHADRKIRALMAERRSIYNQVTELTNRIKNG, encoded by the coding sequence GTGGCTGACGTACCTGCCGATCTTGCCGCAGTGTGGCCACGCGTGCTGGAACAGCTCCTCGGCGAAGGCCAGGGCATCGAGCCCAAGGACAAGCAGTGGATCGAGCGCTGCCAGCCACTCGCACTGGTGGCCGACACCGCGCTGCTCGCGGTGCCCAACGAGTACGGCAAGCAGGTCCTCGAAGGCCGCCTCGCCCCGCTGATCAGCGAGGCCCTCAGCCGCGCCTGCGGCCGGCCCATCCGGATCGCGATCACCGTCGACGACTCCGCCGGCGAGCCGGCCCCGCCGGCGCCGCAGGGCCGGCCCGCCCAGCAGCCGTACGGAAAGTACGACTCCTACGACAAGCCGTACGAGAAGTACGACGAGTACGGGCGTCCGATGCCGGACGACGGTCTGCCGACCGCCCGCCCCGCCTACCCCGAGTACCAGCAGCAGCGCCCCGACCCCGGCGTCTGGCCGCGCGCCCAGGAGGAGATCACCTGGCAGCAGCAGCGGCTCGGCGGTTTCCAGGAGCGGGATCCGTACGCGACGGCCCGCCCGCAGCAGCCCCAGCAGCCGCGGTACGACGAGCGCCCCGCGTACGAGCAGCAGCGCTCCGACCGGGCGGAGCTCTCCGGTCCCGAGGGCTCCGGCGGCCCGGGTCACGGTGGTCCCGGCACGGGCCACCGGCCGGGAGTCGGCGGAGCGCCGGGCATGGGCGGCTCCTCGTCCGGGCAGGGCGCCGGGTCCGGCGCTCCCGGTGAGCAGCACGCGCGGCTGAACCCGCGCTATCTCTTCGACACCTTCGTCATCGGTTCCTCGAACCGCTTCGCCCACGCGGCCGCCGTCGCGGTGGCCGAGGCGCCGGCGAAGGCGTACAACCCGCTCTTCATCTACGGGGAGTCGGGGCTCGGCAAGACCCACCTGCTGCACGCCATCGGGCACTACGCGCGGAGCCTCTACCCGGGCACCCGGGTGCGGTACGTGAGCTCGGAGGAGTTCACCAACGAGTTCATCAACTCGATCCGCGACGGCAAGGGCGACGCCTTCCGCAAGCGCTACCGCGATGTGGACATCCTCCTGGTCGACGACATCCAGTTCCTCGCGAGCAAGGAGTCGACGCAGGAGGAGTTCTTCCACACCTTCAACACGCTCCACAACGCCAACAAGCAGATCGTGCTGTCCTCGGACCGGCCGCCCCGGCAGCTGGTGACCCTGGAGGACCGCCTGCGCAACCGCTTCGAGTGGGGACTGACCACCGATGTGCAGCCGCCCGAGCTGGAGACGCGCATCGCGATCCTCCGCAAGAAGGCGGTCCAGGAGCAGCTCAACGCCCCGCCGGAGGTGCTGGAGTTCATCGCCTCCCGGATCTCGCGGAACATCCGCGAGCTGGAGGGCGCGCTGATCCGGGTGACCGCGTTCGCGAGCCTCAACCGGCAGCCGGTGGACCTCGGGCTCACCGAGATCGTCCTCAAGGACCTCATCCCGGGCGGCGAGGACTCCGCTCCGGAGATCACCGCCGGCGCGATCATGGCGTCGACGGCGGACTACTTCGGTCTGACGGTGGAGGACCTGTGCGGCTCCTCGCGCAGCCGCGTCCTGGTGACGGCCCGGCAGATCGCCATGTACCTGTGCCGGGAGCTCACGGACCTGTCGCTGCCGAAGATCGGCGCGCAGTTCGGCGGCCGCGACCACACGACCGTGATGCACGCGGACCGCAAGATCCGCGCGCTGATGGCCGAGCGGCGCTCGATCTACAACCAGGTCACCGAGCTCACCAACCGCATCAAGAACGGCTGA
- the dnaN gene encoding DNA polymerase III subunit beta: MKIRVERDVLAEAVAWVARSLPARPPAPVLAGLLLKAEDGALSFSSFDYEVSARVSVEAEVEEDGTVLVSGRLLADICRALPNRPVEISTDGVRATVVCGTSRFTLHTLPVEEYPALPEMPTATGTVPGEVFAAAAAQVAIAAGRDDTLPVLTGVRIEIEGDTVTLASTDRYRFAVREFLWKPESPDASAVALVPAKTLLDTAKALTSGDTVTLALSGSGKGEGLIGFEGAGRRTTTRLLEGDLPKYRTLFPTEFNSIAVIETAPFVEAVKRVALVAERNTPVRLSFEQGVLILEAGSSDDAQAVERVDAQLEGDDISIAFNPTFLLDGLSAIDSPVAQLSFTTSTKPALLSGRPAVDAEADEAYKYLIMPVRLSG, from the coding sequence GTGAAGATCCGGGTGGAGCGCGATGTACTCGCGGAGGCGGTGGCGTGGGTGGCCCGCAGCCTTCCGGCCCGTCCGCCGGCGCCCGTACTCGCGGGCCTTCTGCTGAAGGCCGAGGACGGCGCGCTGAGCTTCTCCAGCTTCGACTACGAGGTCTCGGCCCGGGTCTCCGTCGAGGCCGAGGTCGAGGAGGACGGCACGGTCCTGGTCTCCGGCCGCCTGCTCGCCGACATCTGCCGCGCCCTTCCCAACCGCCCTGTGGAGATCTCCACGGACGGTGTACGGGCGACCGTGGTCTGCGGCACCTCCCGCTTCACCCTCCACACCCTGCCCGTGGAGGAGTACCCGGCGCTGCCGGAGATGCCCACCGCGACCGGCACCGTCCCCGGCGAGGTCTTCGCGGCCGCCGCCGCCCAGGTGGCCATCGCCGCCGGCCGTGACGACACGCTGCCCGTCCTCACCGGTGTGCGCATCGAGATCGAGGGCGACACGGTCACCCTGGCCTCCACCGACCGCTACCGCTTCGCCGTCCGCGAGTTCCTGTGGAAGCCGGAGTCGCCGGACGCCTCGGCCGTCGCCCTGGTGCCCGCCAAGACGCTCCTGGACACGGCCAAGGCCCTGACCAGCGGCGACACCGTCACCCTGGCGCTCTCCGGCTCCGGCAAGGGCGAGGGCCTGATCGGTTTCGAGGGCGCGGGCCGCCGCACCACCACCCGCCTGCTCGAAGGCGACCTGCCGAAGTACCGGACGCTCTTCCCCACCGAGTTCAACTCGATCGCGGTGATCGAGACCGCGCCCTTCGTCGAGGCCGTCAAGCGCGTGGCCCTGGTCGCCGAGCGCAACACCCCGGTCCGGCTCAGCTTCGAGCAGGGCGTGCTCATCCTGGAGGCCGGCTCCAGCGACGACGCACAGGCTGTGGAGCGGGTCGACGCGCAGCTGGAAGGCGACGACATCTCGATCGCCTTCAACCCGACCTTCCTCCTGGACGGCCTGAGCGCGATCGACTCCCCGGTCGCCCAGCTCTCCTTCACGACCTCCACCAAGCCCGCCCTCCTGAGCGGCCGGCCGGCGGTCGACGCGGAGGCCGACGAGGCCTACAAGTACCTGATCATGCCGGTACGACTGAGCGGCTGA
- the gnd gene encoding phosphogluconate dehydrogenase (NAD(+)-dependent, decarboxylating), which produces MELGLVGLGKMGGNMRERIRRAGHTVIGYDRNPDLADVHSLEELVGKLKGPRVVWVMVPAGAATQSTIDELANLLSPGDVVVDGGNSRWTDDEKHAEELAAKGIGFVDCGVSGGVWGLENGYALMYGGDAEHVARVQPIFDALKPEGPHGSVHAGKVGAGHFAKMVHNGIEYAMMQAYAEGWELLEKVDSVTDVREVFRSWQEGTVIRSWLLDLAVNALDEDEHLERLRGYASDSGEGRWTVEAAIDNAVPLPAITASLFARFASRQDDSPQMKMIAALRNQFGGHAVETKK; this is translated from the coding sequence ATGGAGCTCGGTCTCGTCGGTCTCGGCAAGATGGGCGGCAACATGCGCGAGCGCATCCGCCGCGCAGGCCACACCGTCATCGGATACGACCGCAACCCGGACCTCGCCGATGTCCACAGCCTCGAAGAGCTTGTGGGCAAGCTCAAGGGTCCGCGCGTGGTGTGGGTCATGGTTCCGGCCGGCGCCGCGACCCAGTCCACCATCGACGAGCTGGCGAACCTGCTGTCGCCCGGCGACGTCGTCGTGGACGGCGGCAACTCCCGCTGGACCGACGACGAGAAGCACGCCGAGGAGCTCGCCGCCAAGGGCATCGGCTTCGTCGACTGCGGCGTCTCCGGCGGCGTCTGGGGCCTGGAGAACGGCTACGCGCTCATGTACGGCGGCGACGCCGAGCACGTGGCCCGCGTCCAGCCGATCTTCGACGCCCTCAAGCCTGAGGGTCCCCACGGTTCGGTCCACGCGGGCAAGGTCGGTGCCGGCCACTTCGCGAAGATGGTCCACAACGGCATCGAGTACGCCATGATGCAGGCCTACGCCGAGGGCTGGGAGCTCCTGGAGAAGGTCGACTCCGTCACCGACGTCCGCGAGGTCTTCCGCTCCTGGCAGGAAGGCACCGTCATCCGCTCATGGCTGCTCGACCTCGCGGTCAACGCCCTCGACGAGGACGAGCACCTGGAGCGGCTGCGCGGCTACGCGTCGGACTCCGGCGAGGGCCGGTGGACCGTCGAGGCCGCCATCGACAACGCCGTACCGCTGCCGGCGATCACCGCGTCGCTGTTCGCGCGGTTCGCGTCGCGTCAGGACGACTCGCCGCAGATGAAGATGATCGCCGCGCTGCGCAACCAGTTCGGCGGTCACGCGGTCGAGACGAAGAAGTAA
- the recF gene encoding DNA replication/repair protein RecF (All proteins in this family for which functions are known are DNA-binding proteins that assist the filamentation of RecA onto DNA for the initiation of recombination or recombinational repair.): MHVTHLSLADFRSYARVEVPLDPGVTAFVGANGQGKTNLVEAVGYLATLGSHRVASDAPLVRMGAERAIIRAAVTQGERSQLVELELNPGRANRARINRSSQVRPRDVLGIVRTVLFAPEDLALVKGDPGERRRFLDELITARAPRMAGVRSDYERVLKQRNTLLKSAAMARRHGGRGMDLSTLDVWDQHLARAGAELLAQRLDLIDTLRPLADKAYEQLAPGGGPVHLEYKPSAPGSGHTREELYGQLTAALADVRKQEIERGVTLVGPHRDDLLLKLGELPAKGYASHGESWSYALALRLASYDLLRAEGNEPVLVLDDVFAELDARRRERLAELVAPGEQVLVTAAVDDDVPGVLAGTRYAVAGGTVERVARA; the protein is encoded by the coding sequence ATGCACGTCACGCATCTGTCGCTGGCCGACTTCCGCTCCTACGCCCGGGTCGAGGTCCCGCTCGATCCGGGCGTCACCGCGTTCGTGGGGGCGAACGGCCAGGGCAAGACCAATCTCGTCGAGGCGGTCGGCTATCTCGCCACCCTCGGCAGTCACCGCGTCGCCTCCGACGCCCCGCTGGTGCGCATGGGGGCGGAGCGGGCGATCATCCGGGCCGCCGTCACGCAGGGCGAGCGCTCCCAGCTGGTCGAGCTCGAACTCAACCCGGGCCGCGCCAACCGCGCCCGTATCAACAGGTCCTCGCAGGTCAGACCCCGCGATGTGCTGGGGATCGTGCGGACCGTGCTGTTCGCGCCGGAGGACCTGGCCCTCGTCAAGGGCGACCCCGGCGAGCGCCGGCGCTTCCTCGACGAACTGATCACGGCGCGCGCGCCGCGCATGGCGGGCGTGCGCTCCGACTACGAGCGGGTGCTCAAGCAGCGCAACACGCTCCTGAAGTCCGCGGCCATGGCCCGGCGCCACGGCGGCCGCGGCATGGACCTGTCCACCCTGGACGTCTGGGACCAGCACCTGGCCCGGGCCGGCGCCGAGCTGCTCGCCCAGCGGCTCGACCTCATCGACACGCTCCGCCCGCTCGCCGACAAGGCCTATGAGCAGCTGGCCCCGGGCGGCGGACCGGTCCACCTCGAGTACAAGCCGTCCGCGCCCGGCTCCGGGCACACCCGCGAGGAGCTGTACGGACAGCTGACCGCCGCGCTCGCCGACGTACGCAAACAGGAGATCGAGCGGGGCGTCACGCTGGTCGGACCGCACCGCGACGACCTCCTCCTCAAGCTCGGGGAGCTGCCGGCCAAGGGGTACGCGAGCCACGGCGAGTCCTGGTCCTACGCCCTGGCGCTGCGGCTCGCCTCGTACGACCTGCTGCGCGCCGAGGGCAACGAGCCGGTCCTCGTCCTCGACGACGTCTTCGCCGAGCTGGACGCGCGCCGGCGCGAGCGGCTCGCGGAACTGGTGGCGCCGGGTGAGCAGGTCCTCGTCACGGCGGCGGTCGACGACGACGTGCCGGGCGTGCTCGCCGGCACGCGGTACGCGGTGGCCGGCGGAACGGTCGAAAGGGTGGCACGAGCATGA
- a CDS encoding DUF721 domain-containing protein, protein MTGGGETSPQPVDKPAAAPEPSGVDLARVALRAAKEQAKARGAAAQQKKQARRGGGLRSGARADGRDPMALGAAINRLITERGWETPAAVGGVMGRWPQIVGEDLAKHCVPLKYDEDPEERVLTVQCDSTAWATQLRLLAPRLVARLNEDLGHGTVRMIKVLGPGGPRRGYGPLRAPGSTGPGDTYG, encoded by the coding sequence ATGACCGGCGGCGGTGAAACTTCCCCACAGCCTGTGGACAAGCCCGCGGCGGCGCCCGAGCCCTCCGGGGTCGACCTGGCCCGGGTCGCACTGCGCGCCGCCAAGGAACAGGCGAAGGCGCGGGGCGCGGCGGCCCAGCAGAAGAAGCAGGCCAGGCGCGGCGGCGGCCTGCGCTCCGGCGCGCGCGCCGACGGACGCGACCCGATGGCGCTGGGCGCCGCGATCAACCGGCTGATCACCGAGCGGGGCTGGGAGACGCCGGCCGCCGTCGGCGGGGTCATGGGGCGCTGGCCGCAGATCGTGGGCGAGGACCTCGCCAAGCACTGCGTACCGCTGAAGTACGACGAGGACCCCGAGGAGCGGGTGCTCACCGTGCAGTGCGACTCGACGGCGTGGGCGACCCAGCTGCGGCTGCTCGCCCCGCGCCTCGTCGCGCGCCTCAACGAGGACCTGGGGCACGGCACCGTACGGATGATCAAGGTCCTGGGTCCGGGCGGGCCCCGGCGGGGCTACGGGCCGCTGCGGGCACCCGGGTCGACGGGACCCGGAGATACGTACGGATAG